A genomic stretch from Ovis canadensis isolate MfBH-ARS-UI-01 breed Bighorn chromosome 5, ARS-UI_OviCan_v2, whole genome shotgun sequence includes:
- the RNASEH2A gene encoding ribonuclease H2 subunit A: MDLSELERDNTGRCRLSSPVPPVCLKEPCVLGVDEAGRGPVLGPMVYAICYCPLSRLEDLEALKVADSKTLSESERDRLFAKMEEDGDFVGWALDVLSPNLISTSMLGRVKYNLNALSHDTATGLVQFALDQGVNVAQVFVDTVGLPETYQERLQQRFPGIEVTVKAKADALYPVVSAASICAKVARDQAVKNWKFVEKLQDLDTDYGSGYPNDPKTKAWLRKHVDPVFGFPQFVRFSWRTAQSILETEAEDVKWEDSETGDQEGPGKIKSYFSESPQTCLRLPHRYFQERGLESATVL; this comes from the exons ATGGATCTCAGCGAGCTGGAAAGAGACAATACGGGCCGCTGTCGCCTGAGTTCGCCTGTGCCTCCTGTGTGCCTCAAAGAGCCCTGCGTCCTGGGCGTCGATGAAGCGGGCCGGGGCCCGGTGCTGG GCCCCATGGTCTATGCTATCTGCTATTGTCCTCTGTCCCGCCTGGAGGATCTGGAGGCCTTAAAAGTGGCAG ACTCAAAGACTCTGTCGGAGAGCGAGCGGGACAGGCTTTTTGCGAAAATGGAGGAGGACGGGGACTTTGTGGGCTGGGCGCTGGACGTGCTGTCTCCAAACCTCATCTCTACCAGCATGCTTGGGCG GGTCAAATACAACCTGAACGCCCTCTCTCATGATACAGCCACAGGGCTAGTGCAGTTTGCGTTGGACCAGGGTGTGAACGTGGCCCAG GTGTTTGTGGACACCGTGGGGCTCCCAGAGACATACCAGGAACGGCTGCAGCAGCGTTTTCCTGGCATTGAGGTGACAGTCAAGGCCAAGGCAGATGCCCTCTACCCCGTGGTCAGTGCTGCCAGTATCTGTGCCAAG GTGGCCCGAGACCAGGCCGTGAAGAACTGGAAGTTTGTGGAGAAACTGCAGGACCTGGACACTGATTATGGCTCAGGCTACCCTAATG ATCCCAAGACGAAAGCCTGGTTGAGGAAGCATGTGGACCCTGTGTTCGGCTTTCCCCAGTTTGTCCGCTTCAGCTGGCGCACAGCCCAGAGCATCCTggagactgaggcagaagatGTGAAGTG GGAGGACTCAGAGACTGGGGATCAGGAGGGGCCTGGGAAGATCAAGTCCTACTTCAGTGAAAGCCCCCAAACCTGCCTCCGCCTTCCCCATCGGTACTTCCAGGAGCGGGGCCTGGAGTCAGCCACTGTCCTCTAG